In one Rutidosis leptorrhynchoides isolate AG116_Rl617_1_P2 chromosome 8, CSIRO_AGI_Rlap_v1, whole genome shotgun sequence genomic region, the following are encoded:
- the LOC139864111 gene encoding uncharacterized protein: MESKLLCIGAITARSPSVSTRLKILSIETLSRQNLDKGLPFLDVIASDEQGDRIGLILKNAHKKKYEELLHEQNIYVVQNVGTLKLNSQMSKLNHWTHDCKLIFINKTTIVPVPSTQWTGSNGFKFIPFLELINCQLPEKYTADVIGRVNFYDREPKSYGSGSEDKSKYINLELKDLDGSIVSCTLFAKYMVDFLAYMKTVADTQCVILFIQFGRTQKYQRQLTVGTDWTHTRVFIDSDIPVMNEFRKRYMELHKDNDSESSLAPSFTPSLTPKGKTLEEFFEHVICVGCGDLSINICHKKAPPTTKEVDLTLDIDQQLLLKRSCKDCGKNPQVALRFKVSVRVADDTGIATFTLFESLVKKYVSKSAYEIKKSLPEDDDQPVEFEALVGNTMLFKVEINEYNKKFSQSNYTVKEASTDEVFVEKFREQFKMKLEADTSELSVSTNCGSSSMYNKDKHSVDLASSTGYTPPKKQIKQEPKESPLSVKSSSTRPKKINLGDGNNMNLSTRVKDNKSQGQSLANVGLFLPKPVFSHGQLYVALSRPGSQLICKNVCRKNKVVTDVMWKTQTFMRSVIVLQ, from the exons ATGGAATCGAAATTGCTGTGCATAGGTGCAATCACTGCTAGGAGTCCATCTGTTTCCACGCGTTTGAAGATACTCAGTATTGAAACATTGTCAAGACAAAATCTTGACAAGGGCTTGCCTTTTCTTGATGTTATAGCATCTGATGAGCAG GGTGATCGCATTGGTCTTATTCTGAAAAATGCTCATAAGAAAAAATATGAGGAACTATTGCATGAGCAAAATATATATGTGGTTCAAAATGTTGGAACATTAAAGCTAAACAGCCAGATGTCCAAACTTAATCACTGGACACACGATTGCAAACTCATTTTTATAAACAAAACCACAATTGTGCCAGTTCCTTCCACGCAATGGACTGGAAGTAATGGTTTCAAATTCATTCCATTTCTGGAACTAATCAACTGTCAACTACCAGAAAAATACACTGCAG ATGTGATCGGTAGAGTGAATTTCTATGACCGGGAACCAAAGTCCTATGGTAGTGGCAGTGAAGATAAGTCTAAATACATCAACCTGGAGCTAAAGGATTTAGA CGGCTCAATTGTCTCATGCACCCTATTTGCCAAATATATGGTAGACTTTTTGGCATACATGAAAACTGTTGCAGATACTCAATGTGTCATCTTGTTCATTCAATTTGGTCGCACACAGAAATACCAAC GTCAGCTTACTGTGGGTACAGACTGGACTCATACGAGAGTATTTATAGATAGCGACATACCTGTTATGAATGAATTCAGGAAAAG GTACATGGAGTTACACAAAGATAATGATTCTGAGTCATCATTGGCGCCATCATTTACACCTTCGTTGACACCAAAAGGGAAAACATTGGAAGAGTTTTTTGAGCACGTTATTTGTGTTGGATGTGGTGATTTGTCAATAAATATT TGTCACAAGAAAGCACCACCAACTACTAAGGAGGTTGATCTAACACTTGACATCGACCAACAGCTGTTATTGAAGCGTAGTTGCAAAGACTGTGGTAAAAATCCACAAGTTGCTCTAAG GTTCAAGGTTAGTGTTCGTGTAGCAGACGACACGGGGATAGCAACATTCACACTGTTTGAATCTCTTGTCAAGAAATATGTTTCTAAATCCGCATATGAGATAAAAAAGTCTTTACCCGAAGACGATGATCAACCCGTGGAATTTGAGGCATTAGTTGGTAACACAATGTTGTTCAAGGTGGAAATAAATGAATACAACAAAAAGTTCTCACAATCTAACTACACGGTGAAAGAGGCATCCACTGATGAAGTTTTTGTAGAGAAATTCCGTGAACAGTTCAAG ATGAAGCTCGAAGCTGATACTTCTGAACTGTCAGTTTCCACAAAT TGTGGTTCTTCAAGCATGTACAACAAGGATAAACACTCGGTGGACCTTGCAAGCAGCACGGGCTACACCCCTCCGAAAAAACAGATTAAGCAAGAACCAAAGGAGAGCCCACTGTCTGTTAAGTCGTCGTCAACCAGACCGAAGAAGATAAACCTTGGTGACGGGAATAATATGAACCTATCAACAAGAGTCAAGGACAACAAGAGTCAAGGACAATCGTTGGCCAACGTTGGTTTATTCCTTCCGAAACCCGTTTTTAGTCACGGTCAACTATATGTTGCTCTATCTAGG CCAGGTTCTCAACTTATCTGCAAAAACGTTTGCCGGAAGAATAAGGTTGTTACTGATGTAATGTGGAAAACTCAGACTTTTATGCGTTCCGTAATTGTATTACaatga